From Cyanobium sp. Tous-M-B4, the proteins below share one genomic window:
- the pstS gene encoding phosphate ABC transporter substrate-binding protein PstS, translating to MAVSRFRPSILLRGALGLAALISLSSCSNGQTLQAAGASFPAGLYQRWFADLASKDKIRVNYQSVGSGAGVRQFQAGTVDFAASDKPLDAQEAAAIKRGVVQLPLTAGAIAVAYNLPGCKLKLSQEQLVQIFEGKIRNFQQLGCADQAIQVVVRSDGSGTTYNFTNSLAAFSPSWKKGPGVGKSVNWPTGVGAKGNEGVAASLLQTKGSIGYVEAAYVRGVLQAAAIANRAGSFSLPDAANASQALATINLGDDLTGNDPNPSAGYPIVTFTWVLLYKDGNAAKLPALQSTFNYALSEAAQKQAPSLGYIPLPAPVLAKAKNALATIGP from the coding sequence ATGGCCGTCAGCCGCTTTCGCCCCAGCATCCTGTTAAGGGGCGCCCTCGGCTTGGCTGCCCTAATCAGCCTGAGCAGCTGCAGCAACGGCCAGACCTTGCAAGCCGCCGGCGCCAGCTTCCCGGCGGGCCTTTACCAACGCTGGTTTGCAGACCTGGCAAGCAAAGACAAGATTCGGGTCAACTACCAGTCGGTGGGCTCCGGTGCCGGCGTCCGCCAGTTCCAAGCCGGCACGGTGGATTTCGCCGCCAGCGACAAACCCCTGGACGCCCAAGAGGCTGCAGCGATCAAAAGGGGTGTCGTGCAACTACCCCTCACAGCTGGCGCCATCGCCGTGGCCTACAACCTGCCCGGTTGCAAGCTCAAGCTCAGCCAGGAGCAGCTGGTGCAGATCTTCGAGGGCAAGATCAGGAACTTCCAGCAGCTGGGCTGCGCCGACCAGGCGATCCAGGTGGTGGTGCGCTCCGATGGCTCCGGCACCACCTACAACTTCACCAATTCACTGGCCGCCTTCAGCCCCAGCTGGAAGAAAGGGCCCGGCGTTGGCAAGTCGGTGAACTGGCCCACGGGAGTGGGCGCCAAAGGCAATGAGGGCGTCGCCGCCAGCCTGCTGCAAACCAAAGGCAGCATTGGCTACGTGGAGGCGGCCTATGTGCGAGGCGTCCTCCAGGCCGCCGCCATCGCCAATCGCGCCGGCAGCTTCAGCCTGCCCGATGCCGCCAACGCCAGCCAGGCCCTGGCCACGATCAACTTGGGAGACGATCTCACCGGCAACGATCCCAATCCCAGCGCCGGCTATCCAATCGTGACCTTCACCTGGGTGCTGCTCTACAAAGATGGCAATGCAGCCAAGCTGCCCGCCCTGCAGAGCACCTTCAACTACGCCCTCAGCGAAGCAGCCCAAAAGCAAGCTCCATCTCTGGGCTACATCCCCCTGCCCGCTCCTGTCTTGGCCAAAGCGAAGAATGCCCTGGCCACCATTGGCCCCTGA
- a CDS encoding iron-containing redox enzyme family protein translates to MISEALLRQNQDDCFQISADTDIHRELSQLCHDLAEHPLLMQLARGCFAPAEVAWIYRRRKTIVDSFLPMLSLAQQMAEAAGRVELVRALQINIADEMGLNPDTGQETGEGAHAEWGKRLSSALDLLDPPALKSCHLSRLPAESWDPYPIDPQDSLAVIVGMIMATEKCIPIEYQAFLKGFRIAFPSFADPSNEDCLRQLTDHIDHDERQHLPDLIDGYLGHSPGTRGEVLALDALQRSEATDLARGMERILSLRYNFYDSLQHLFDQLSPVTQG, encoded by the coding sequence GTGATAAGCGAAGCTTTATTGAGGCAGAATCAAGATGATTGCTTTCAGATATCTGCTGATACGGACATCCATCGTGAACTAAGCCAGCTCTGTCACGATTTGGCAGAACATCCTCTCCTTATGCAATTGGCCCGGGGTTGTTTTGCTCCGGCAGAAGTTGCCTGGATTTATCGGCGTCGCAAAACTATTGTTGATAGCTTCCTGCCGATGCTTTCGCTAGCGCAACAGATGGCCGAGGCAGCAGGCCGGGTCGAACTTGTGCGGGCCCTGCAGATCAATATTGCTGATGAAATGGGCCTGAATCCGGATACAGGCCAAGAGACTGGTGAGGGAGCGCATGCGGAATGGGGAAAGCGGTTGAGTTCGGCCTTAGACCTCCTGGATCCTCCGGCTCTCAAGAGTTGCCATCTTTCACGCCTACCAGCGGAATCATGGGATCCCTATCCCATTGATCCACAGGACAGCCTGGCGGTAATAGTTGGGATGATCATGGCAACAGAGAAGTGCATCCCCATCGAATATCAGGCCTTTTTAAAGGGTTTCAGGATCGCTTTCCCTTCGTTTGCTGACCCGTCCAACGAGGATTGCCTAAGGCAGCTCACCGATCACATTGATCATGATGAGCGCCAACATCTGCCGGATCTGATCGATGGTTACCTCGGGCATTCGCCAGGGACTAGGGGCGAAGTTCTTGCCTTAGATGCATTACAGCGGAGTGAAGCCACCGATCTGGCTAGGGGGATGGAAAGGATTCTGAGCCTTCGCTATAATTTTTACGACTCTCTCCAACACTTGTTCGATCAGCTTTCGCCTGTCACCCAGGGCTGA
- the purU gene encoding formyltetrahydrofolate deformylase, with protein MTTATAILQMICPDQPGLVRELSGWVAANGGNIVHADHHSDQGAGLFLSRIEWQLEGFGLPREAICPTASALAERLGGQYKVNFSDVRPPVAIFVSKQDHCLLDLLWRTRTGELPMQVPLVISNHPDLGALAEEFGARFAHVPISAANREEAEARHLELLAEHGIELVILAKYMQVLTPAFLESFDPPDAFHRVINIHHSFLPAFQGAQPYHRAWERGVKLIGATGHYVTEQLDGGPIIAQSTVPVGHRDEVDDLIRLGRDCERLALARAVRLHLKRQVMVYRGRTAVFA; from the coding sequence ATGACTACCGCCACCGCCATCCTGCAGATGATCTGCCCGGATCAACCTGGGCTGGTGCGGGAACTCTCGGGCTGGGTGGCAGCTAACGGCGGCAACATCGTGCACGCCGACCACCACAGCGATCAAGGAGCAGGCTTGTTTTTGAGCCGGATTGAGTGGCAGCTTGAGGGTTTCGGGCTGCCGCGGGAGGCGATCTGTCCCACGGCCAGCGCCCTGGCGGAGCGCCTGGGCGGCCAATACAAGGTGAACTTCTCAGATGTGCGCCCGCCGGTGGCGATCTTCGTGAGCAAGCAGGACCACTGCCTGCTGGATTTGCTGTGGCGCACGCGCACGGGGGAGTTGCCGATGCAGGTGCCGCTGGTGATCTCCAACCATCCCGACCTTGGCGCCCTGGCCGAGGAATTTGGGGCCCGCTTTGCCCATGTGCCCATCTCAGCCGCTAACCGGGAGGAGGCTGAAGCACGGCACCTGGAGCTGCTTGCTGAGCACGGAATCGAGCTGGTGATACTGGCCAAGTACATGCAGGTGCTGACGCCGGCATTTTTGGAGAGCTTTGATCCACCGGATGCTTTCCACCGAGTGATCAATATCCACCACTCTTTCCTGCCTGCCTTCCAGGGCGCCCAGCCCTATCACCGGGCCTGGGAGCGGGGCGTGAAGCTGATCGGTGCCACCGGTCACTACGTGACCGAGCAGCTGGATGGGGGGCCGATCATTGCCCAATCCACCGTGCCCGTGGGCCACCGCGATGAGGTCGACGACCTGATCCGCCTCGGCCGCGACTGCGAACGCCTGGCCCTAGCCCGGGCCGTGCGCCTGCACCTCAAGCGCCAGGTGATGGTTTACCGGGGGCGGACGGCGGTGTTTGCTTGA
- a CDS encoding radical SAM protein: MLAFPSTYTVGITSLGYQVVWATLAQRADVDVRRLFTDQGDPAHRHCDLFGLSLSWELDGPVLLDLLEQQRIPIWAAERGDDDPIVFGGGPVLTANPEPLAPFFDVVLLGDGELLLPAFVDALQAGRDAPRAERLRRLAAVPGVYVPSLYVPRYSPEGDLLAVEPREAGIPATVAKQTWRGNTLSHSTVITPEAAWPSIHMVEVVRSCPELCRFCLASYLTLPFRTPSLEDGLIPAVEKGLAATQRLGLLGASVTQHPQFADLLAWLDQDRFEGTRVSVSSVRAATVTAELGRILAKRGSKSLTIAIESGSERMRLVVNKKLATEEIYAAARYAKEGGLTGLKLYGMVGLPTEEDTDVEATAELLLALKKATPGLRLTLGVSSFVPKAHTPFQWQGVRPEADKRLKLLAKRLKPKGIELRPESYGWSVIQALLSRSDRRLAPVIAAARGKHESLGGWKQAYRAVREQTSGPESPPAWEEVIHATWSPERVLPWAHLEGPLPAATLAKHRLDALGEAA; encoded by the coding sequence GTGCTGGCCTTCCCCAGCACCTACACGGTGGGGATCACCAGCCTGGGTTACCAGGTGGTGTGGGCCACCCTGGCCCAGCGGGCCGATGTGGATGTACGCCGCCTATTCACTGACCAGGGCGATCCAGCGCACCGCCACTGCGACCTGTTTGGCCTGTCGCTGAGCTGGGAGCTGGATGGGCCGGTGCTGCTGGATCTGCTGGAGCAGCAGCGCATCCCGATCTGGGCGGCCGAGCGCGGCGACGACGATCCGATCGTTTTCGGCGGTGGGCCGGTGCTCACCGCCAACCCCGAGCCGCTGGCACCATTTTTTGATGTGGTGTTGCTGGGCGATGGCGAACTGTTGCTGCCAGCCTTCGTCGATGCCCTGCAGGCAGGCCGGGACGCTCCCCGGGCCGAACGGCTCAGGCGACTGGCGGCCGTACCCGGCGTGTATGTGCCCAGCCTCTATGTCCCCCGCTATAGCCCCGAGGGCGATCTGCTCGCGGTGGAGCCAAGAGAAGCGGGTATCCCGGCCACGGTGGCAAAACAAACCTGGCGCGGCAACACCTTGAGCCATTCGACTGTGATCACCCCGGAGGCGGCCTGGCCCTCAATCCACATGGTGGAGGTGGTGCGCAGCTGTCCGGAGCTGTGCCGCTTCTGTCTGGCCAGCTACCTCACCCTGCCGTTTCGCACCCCCAGCCTGGAAGACGGCCTGATCCCTGCGGTGGAAAAGGGCCTGGCCGCCACCCAACGGCTGGGATTACTGGGGGCCTCAGTAACCCAGCACCCCCAATTCGCCGACCTGCTGGCCTGGCTCGACCAGGACCGCTTTGAAGGCACGCGGGTGAGCGTCAGCTCGGTGCGGGCCGCCACCGTGACCGCCGAGCTGGGCCGAATCCTGGCCAAACGGGGCAGCAAATCGCTCACGATCGCGATTGAAAGCGGCAGCGAGCGCATGCGCCTGGTGGTGAACAAGAAACTCGCCACCGAAGAGATCTACGCCGCCGCCCGCTACGCCAAGGAGGGCGGGCTCACGGGCCTGAAGCTCTACGGAATGGTGGGCCTGCCTACGGAAGAAGACACTGATGTGGAAGCCACCGCCGAGCTGCTGCTAGCTCTCAAAAAAGCCACTCCCGGCCTGAGGCTCACCCTAGGAGTTAGCAGCTTCGTGCCCAAGGCCCACACGCCCTTTCAGTGGCAAGGCGTGCGTCCCGAAGCCGACAAGCGACTCAAGCTGCTGGCCAAGCGGCTCAAGCCCAAGGGCATCGAGCTGCGCCCCGAGAGCTACGGCTGGAGCGTGATCCAGGCCCTGCTGTCGCGCAGCGACCGGCGCCTAGCGCCGGTGATCGCTGCCGCCCGCGGCAAGCACGAGAGCCTGGGGGGCTGGAAGCAGGCATACCGGGCGGTGCGGGAGCAAACCTCAGGCCCCGAGAGCCCACCAGCCTGGGAGGAAGTGATCCACGCCACCTGGAGCCCGGAGCGGGTGCTGCCCTGGGCGCACCTGGAGGGGCCGCTGCCTGCGGCGACTCTCGCCAAACACAGGCTTGATGCGCTCGGCGAAGCTGCCTGA
- the dnaK gene encoding molecular chaperone DnaK, with translation MGKVVGIDLGTTNSCVAVMEGGKPTVIANAEGFRTTPSVVAYTKNQDQLVGQIAKRQAVMNPENTFYSVKRFIGRRVDEVNEESKEVSYGVEKAGANVKVKCPVLNKQFAPEEVSAQVLRKLAEDAGKYLGETVTQAVITVPAYFNDSQRQATKDAGKIAGLEVLRIINEPTAAALAYGLDRKSNERILVFDLGGGTFDVSVLEVGDGVFEVLSTSGDTHLGGDDFDKVIVDYLAASFKANEGIDLRQDKQALQRLTEAAEKAKIELSSATQSEINLPFITATPEGPKHLDLTLTRAKFEELASKLIDRCRVPVEQALKDAKLSSAELDEIVMVGGSTRIPAVLELVKRVTGKDPNQTVNPDEVVAVGAAIQGGVLAGEVKDILLLDVTPLSLGVETLGGVMTKMITRNTTIPTKKTEVYSTAVDGQTNVEIHVLQGEREMASDNKSLGTFRLDGIPPSPRGVPQIEVTFDIDANGILSVTAKDKGSGKEQSISITGASTLSDNEVEKMVKDAETNAATDKEKREKIDLKNQAETLVYQSEKQLGELGDKVGAEDKAKVESSSAKLKEAIAKEDFDTMKSELETLQQALYAAGAAVYQQAAGAEAGGAAPGGNGAGADAASSASSDDVIDAEFTESK, from the coding sequence ATGGGCAAGGTCGTTGGCATTGATTTAGGCACCACAAACAGCTGTGTCGCCGTTATGGAGGGCGGCAAGCCCACCGTGATTGCCAACGCCGAAGGGTTTCGCACCACACCCTCCGTGGTGGCATACACCAAAAACCAGGATCAGCTGGTGGGCCAAATCGCCAAGCGTCAGGCGGTGATGAACCCTGAGAACACTTTCTATTCGGTGAAGCGCTTCATTGGGCGCCGCGTTGATGAAGTCAACGAAGAATCGAAGGAAGTGAGCTACGGCGTTGAAAAGGCCGGCGCCAATGTGAAGGTGAAGTGCCCCGTTCTCAATAAGCAGTTTGCCCCCGAGGAGGTGAGCGCCCAGGTGTTGCGCAAGCTCGCCGAAGACGCTGGCAAGTATCTCGGTGAGACGGTGACCCAAGCGGTGATCACCGTTCCCGCCTATTTCAACGACTCCCAGCGCCAGGCCACCAAGGACGCCGGCAAGATCGCTGGCCTTGAGGTGCTGCGCATCATCAACGAGCCGACTGCCGCGGCCCTGGCCTACGGCCTCGATCGCAAGAGCAATGAGCGCATCCTGGTTTTCGACCTGGGCGGCGGCACCTTCGACGTCTCCGTGCTTGAGGTGGGCGATGGTGTGTTCGAGGTGCTCTCCACTTCCGGTGACACCCACTTGGGCGGCGATGACTTTGACAAGGTGATCGTTGATTACCTGGCCGCCAGCTTCAAAGCCAATGAGGGCATTGATCTGCGCCAGGACAAGCAGGCACTGCAGCGTCTCACCGAAGCGGCAGAGAAGGCAAAAATCGAGCTCTCCAGTGCTACCCAGAGCGAAATCAACCTGCCGTTCATTACGGCCACCCCGGAGGGCCCTAAGCACCTCGACCTCACCCTCACCCGGGCCAAGTTTGAGGAGTTGGCTTCCAAACTTATTGATCGTTGCCGCGTGCCGGTAGAGCAGGCCCTCAAGGACGCCAAGCTCTCCTCTGCTGAACTCGACGAAATCGTGATGGTGGGTGGCTCCACCCGCATCCCGGCGGTGCTTGAGCTGGTCAAGCGCGTTACCGGCAAGGACCCCAACCAAACCGTCAACCCAGATGAAGTTGTGGCCGTTGGTGCTGCGATTCAGGGCGGTGTGTTGGCCGGTGAGGTCAAGGACATCCTGCTGTTGGACGTCACCCCCCTGTCTCTTGGCGTTGAGACCCTTGGCGGCGTGATGACCAAGATGATCACTCGCAACACCACCATCCCCACCAAGAAAACCGAGGTTTATTCCACGGCGGTGGATGGTCAGACCAACGTGGAGATCCACGTGCTCCAGGGTGAGCGCGAGATGGCCAGCGACAACAAGTCGCTCGGCACCTTCCGCCTCGACGGCATTCCTCCTTCACCCCGCGGCGTTCCCCAGATCGAGGTCACCTTTGACATCGATGCCAATGGCATCCTCAGCGTCACCGCTAAGGACAAGGGCAGCGGCAAGGAGCAGAGCATCTCGATCACCGGAGCCTCCACCCTCAGCGACAACGAGGTGGAGAAGATGGTCAAGGATGCCGAGACCAACGCTGCTACCGACAAGGAGAAGCGCGAAAAGATCGACCTGAAGAACCAGGCCGAAACCCTCGTTTATCAGTCGGAGAAGCAGCTCGGCGAGCTCGGCGACAAGGTGGGCGCTGAGGACAAGGCCAAGGTGGAATCCTCCTCCGCCAAGCTCAAGGAGGCGATCGCTAAGGAAGACTTCGACACCATGAAGTCTGAGCTCGAGACCCTGCAGCAGGCCTTGTATGCCGCTGGTGCCGCCGTGTATCAGCAGGCTGCAGGAGCTGAGGCCGGCGGCGCTGCCCCTGGTGGCAATGGTGCTGGTGCCGATGCGGCTAGCTCTGCATCCAGCGACGACGTTATCGATGCTGAATTCACTGAGAGCAAGTGA
- the acnB gene encoding bifunctional aconitate hydratase 2/2-methylisocitrate dehydratase produces the protein MPDAAIPPAELLSSYRAAAAEREALGVPALPLSAAQASALTELLSAPPAGEEAFLLHLLSERIPPGVDEAAYVKAGWLSAVAKGTATTPLLSPVAAVKLLATMIGGYNVSALIELLSNSDPTIASAAAEGLSRTLLVYDAYNEVLELAAGNPYGQQVIDSWAAAEWFTAKAELPAEITVTVFKVEGETNTDDLSPATHATTRPDIPLHAMAMLETRMPGGLELISQLKTKGHPVAYVGDVVGTGSSRKSAINSVLWHTGSDIPHVPNKRGGGVILGGKIAPIFFNTAEDSGALPIECDVTALNSGDVITIRPYAGTIERASGEANAGEIVARFELKPSTITDEVRAGGRIPLLIGRSLTDKLRAQLGLAPSDLFIRPVAPADTGKGFTLAQKMVGKACGLAGVRPGSSCEPLMTTVGSQDTTGPMTRDEMKELACLGFSADLVMQSFCHTAAYPKPVDLKTHAELPDFMASRGGVALRPGDGIIHSWLNRMLLPDTVGTGGDSHTRFPLGISFPAGSGLVAFAAAIGAMPLDMPESVLVKFTGKLQPGVTLRDVVNAIPYVAIQQGLLTVAKEGKKNVFNGRIMEIEGLPDLKLEQAFELTDATAERSCAGSTIKLSVETVSEYLSSNVALLKNMIARGYGDGRTLARRIKAMEAWLANPVLLEADADAEYAAVIEIDLNQITEPILACPNDPDNVKTLSEVAGAAIDEVFIGSCMTNIGHYRAAANVLKGQGENSARLWVCPPTRMDEEMLKEEGYYAIFEAAGSRMEMPGCSLCMGNQARVENDTTVFSTSTRNFNNRLGNGAQVYLGSAELAAVCAQLGRIPSRNEYLKVAAEKIDPYGAELYRYLNFDQIEGFEDSGRVLSSEQEAQVLAGV, from the coding sequence ATGCCCGACGCCGCTATCCCACCCGCCGAGCTGCTGAGCAGCTACCGCGCCGCTGCGGCCGAACGCGAAGCCCTGGGGGTGCCCGCCCTGCCCCTGAGCGCCGCACAAGCCAGTGCCCTCACAGAGCTGCTGAGCGCACCGCCCGCCGGCGAGGAAGCTTTCCTGCTGCACCTGCTGAGCGAGCGCATCCCCCCCGGCGTGGATGAGGCGGCCTACGTGAAGGCCGGCTGGCTCTCGGCCGTGGCCAAGGGCACGGCTACTACCCCCCTCCTGAGCCCCGTGGCGGCCGTAAAGCTGCTGGCCACGATGATCGGCGGCTACAACGTGAGCGCCTTGATCGAGCTGCTCAGCAACTCCGATCCGACCATCGCTAGCGCCGCCGCCGAGGGCCTGAGCAGAACGCTGCTCGTCTACGACGCCTACAACGAGGTGCTGGAGCTGGCGGCTGGCAACCCCTACGGCCAGCAGGTGATCGACAGCTGGGCCGCCGCCGAGTGGTTCACCGCCAAAGCCGAGCTGCCCGCCGAGATCACCGTGACGGTGTTCAAGGTGGAGGGTGAAACCAACACCGACGACCTCTCCCCCGCCACCCACGCCACCACCCGGCCCGACATCCCCCTGCACGCCATGGCGATGCTGGAAACCCGCATGCCCGGCGGCCTGGAGCTGATCAGCCAGCTCAAAACCAAAGGTCACCCGGTGGCCTACGTAGGCGATGTGGTGGGCACAGGCAGCTCGCGCAAATCCGCAATCAACTCCGTGCTTTGGCACACCGGCAGCGACATCCCCCACGTGCCCAACAAGCGCGGCGGCGGTGTGATCCTGGGCGGCAAGATCGCGCCAATCTTCTTCAACACCGCCGAAGATTCCGGCGCCCTGCCGATCGAGTGCGACGTAACGGCGCTCAACTCCGGCGATGTGATCACGATCCGCCCCTACGCCGGCACGATCGAGCGGGCCAGCGGCGAAGCGAATGCCGGAGAGATCGTGGCCCGCTTCGAGCTCAAGCCCAGCACGATCACCGATGAGGTGCGCGCCGGCGGCCGCATCCCACTGCTGATCGGCCGCTCGCTCACCGATAAGTTGCGCGCCCAGCTGGGGCTGGCCCCCTCCGATCTGTTCATCCGCCCAGTGGCCCCGGCCGACACCGGCAAGGGCTTCACCCTGGCCCAAAAGATGGTGGGCAAGGCCTGCGGCCTGGCGGGCGTGCGCCCCGGCAGCAGCTGCGAGCCGCTGATGACCACCGTGGGCTCCCAGGACACCACCGGGCCCATGACCCGCGATGAGATGAAAGAGCTGGCCTGCCTGGGCTTCTCCGCCGATCTGGTGATGCAGAGCTTCTGCCACACCGCCGCCTATCCCAAGCCGGTGGATCTCAAGACCCACGCCGAGCTGCCGGATTTCATGGCGTCCCGCGGCGGCGTGGCCCTGCGCCCTGGCGACGGCATCATCCACAGCTGGCTCAACCGCATGCTCCTGCCCGACACCGTGGGCACCGGCGGCGACAGCCACACCCGTTTCCCGCTCGGCATCTCCTTCCCGGCCGGCTCCGGCCTGGTGGCCTTCGCCGCCGCCATCGGCGCCATGCCGCTGGACATGCCCGAATCGGTGCTGGTGAAGTTCACAGGCAAGCTGCAGCCGGGCGTCACCCTGCGCGATGTGGTGAATGCGATTCCCTACGTGGCGATTCAGCAGGGCCTGCTGACCGTGGCCAAAGAAGGCAAAAAAAACGTGTTCAACGGCCGGATCATGGAGATCGAGGGGCTGCCCGATCTAAAGCTGGAGCAGGCCTTTGAGCTCACCGACGCCACCGCCGAGCGCTCCTGCGCCGGCAGCACCATCAAGCTCAGCGTTGAAACGGTGAGCGAATACCTAAGCAGCAACGTGGCGCTGCTCAAAAACATGATTGCCCGGGGCTACGGCGATGGGCGCACCCTGGCCCGCCGCATCAAGGCGATGGAGGCCTGGCTGGCCAACCCGGTGCTGCTGGAGGCCGATGCCGATGCCGAATACGCCGCCGTGATCGAGATCGATCTCAACCAGATCACAGAACCGATCCTGGCCTGCCCCAACGACCCCGACAACGTCAAAACCCTCTCCGAAGTAGCCGGCGCGGCCATAGATGAGGTGTTCATTGGCAGCTGCATGACCAACATCGGCCACTACCGCGCCGCGGCCAACGTGCTCAAAGGGCAGGGCGAAAATTCCGCGCGGCTCTGGGTATGCCCCCCCACCCGCATGGACGAGGAGATGCTCAAGGAGGAGGGCTACTACGCCATCTTCGAAGCGGCCGGCTCGCGCATGGAGATGCCGGGCTGCTCCCTGTGCATGGGCAATCAAGCCCGAGTCGAAAACGACACCACGGTGTTTTCCACCAGCACCCGCAACTTCAACAACCGCCTCGGCAACGGCGCCCAGGTGTACCTGGGCAGCGCCGAACTAGCGGCGGTGTGCGCCCAGCTGGGCCGCATTCCCTCCAGAAACGAATACCTAAAAGTCGCCGCCGAAAAGATCGATCCCTACGGCGCCGAGCTCTACCGCTACCTCAACTTCGATCAGATCGAAGGCTTCGAAGACAGCGGCCGCGTGCTGAGCAGCGAGCAGGAAGCCCAGGTGCTGGCGGGGGTGTGA
- a CDS encoding FAD-binding oxidoreductase has translation MIKQTHPVGSAVRRLSIAVIGAGLVGRACAWQLLQRGHRVLLIDPGLDGQRDPSSGSEAALGVLMAQVFHRNSGRAWRLRQRSLELWGQWRQQLQAQGWALPWRPGLLLLASTPEELERQRQLVTSRRQQGFALELWDQPRLDALAPALPIGALGGLYSPADGQLDPGPALAALLADGLRLGLQTCCDRVQRLEQRPGGWSMHTRSGELLEVEAVVLSAGVASTALLAGIGHQVPMEPVLGQALELELPLPTNWSSASPWPGAVPWPGAVVWQGLNLVPRASSKLWLGATLEPGDQADAAALANLQQLGGAAPAWLQQATVVRQWQGHRPHPIGRPAPLLEQLEPGLVLASGHYRNGVLLAPATAEWVADQLEQG, from the coding sequence CTGATTAAGCAAACCCATCCCGTCGGATCAGCCGTTAGGCGCCTTTCGATCGCTGTAATCGGCGCCGGCTTGGTTGGCCGTGCCTGCGCCTGGCAACTGCTGCAGCGTGGCCACCGAGTTTTGCTGATCGATCCAGGCCTGGACGGCCAGCGCGACCCCAGCTCAGGCAGCGAGGCGGCCCTGGGGGTGCTGATGGCCCAGGTGTTTCACCGCAACAGCGGCCGGGCCTGGCGGTTGCGTCAACGCAGCCTGGAGCTCTGGGGCCAATGGCGTCAGCAGTTGCAGGCCCAGGGCTGGGCGCTGCCCTGGCGGCCGGGCTTGCTACTGCTGGCCAGCACGCCTGAGGAACTGGAGCGCCAGCGGCAGTTGGTGACAAGCCGGCGGCAGCAGGGCTTTGCCTTGGAGCTCTGGGACCAGCCCCGGCTTGACGCCCTGGCACCAGCCCTGCCGATCGGAGCCCTGGGCGGGCTCTACTCCCCGGCCGACGGGCAGCTGGATCCCGGACCCGCCCTCGCAGCCCTGCTAGCCGATGGCCTGCGGCTGGGTCTGCAAACCTGCTGCGATCGAGTTCAGCGCCTCGAACAACGCCCCGGTGGCTGGAGCATGCACACCCGCAGCGGCGAGCTTCTGGAAGTGGAAGCGGTGGTGCTGAGCGCCGGGGTAGCCAGTACCGCTCTGCTGGCGGGCATAGGCCACCAGGTGCCCATGGAGCCGGTGTTAGGCCAGGCCCTGGAACTGGAGTTGCCACTCCCCACAAACTGGAGCAGCGCCAGCCCCTGGCCTGGGGCGGTGCCCTGGCCAGGAGCAGTGGTGTGGCAAGGGCTCAACCTGGTGCCCCGTGCCAGCAGCAAGCTTTGGCTGGGGGCCACCCTGGAGCCTGGCGATCAAGCCGATGCCGCCGCCCTCGCCAACCTGCAACAGCTGGGTGGTGCGGCGCCAGCCTGGCTGCAACAGGCCACCGTGGTACGCCAGTGGCAGGGCCACCGGCCCCATCCGATCGGCCGCCCGGCGCCCCTGCTCGAGCAGCTGGAGCCTGGCCTGGTGCTGGCCAGCGGCCACTACCGCAATGGCGTGCTGCTGGCACCGGCGACAGCGGAATGGGTGGCCGACCAACTGGAGCAAGGCTGA
- the psbQ gene encoding photosystem II protein PsbQ produces the protein MASARIPEVFTAFSQQLRRLMVLCLATVLCLGLSACDGSQGKKPPTISPEDMALIERQAEGFLAARNRLPELAALVNERNWVFTANLIHGPMQEVGREMSYINQRLLPADRPEAEKRATALKTALAQLDEASRLQDGDKLRKGYIKVASGFGLYAQVLPTQVQEDLKQI, from the coding sequence ATGGCTTCTGCGCGGATTCCTGAGGTTTTCACTGCTTTCAGCCAGCAGCTGCGCCGTTTAATGGTGCTCTGCCTTGCCACCGTGCTCTGCCTCGGCCTGAGCGCCTGTGACGGCAGCCAGGGCAAGAAGCCGCCGACCATCAGCCCAGAGGACATGGCCCTGATCGAGCGCCAAGCCGAGGGCTTCCTGGCAGCCCGCAACCGCCTGCCCGAGTTGGCCGCCCTCGTGAATGAGCGCAACTGGGTATTCACTGCCAACTTGATCCACGGCCCCATGCAGGAAGTTGGCCGGGAAATGAGCTACATCAACCAAAGGCTGCTGCCCGCCGACCGCCCCGAGGCAGAGAAGCGTGCCACCGCCCTGAAAACGGCCCTAGCCCAGCTCGATGAAGCGTCCCGCCTTCAAGACGGCGACAAGCTGCGTAAGGGTTACATCAAGGTGGCGAGCGGTTTTGGTCTCTATGCCCAGGTGTTGCCAACCCAAGTGCAGGAAGACCTCAAGCAGATCTGA